The region GAAAAATCAAAAACTATACCTTTTATTAGTATTTAAGCCATTTGTATAATTCTTTCCAAGTGGGTTTCTTACCATACATCAATATTCCTACTCGGTATATTTTGGCGGCAAACCAAACTACTGCAAAGAAAGTTGCAAATAATAAGGTCACTGATATCGCAATTTGCCACAAAGGTACGCCAAAAGGAATTCGCATTAGCATGACAATGGGTGAGGTAAGCGGAATCATCGAAAAAACTACCGCTATTGTCCCATTGGGATCGCTCATTACACTGAAAAAACCAACATAAACACTCAACATCAATGGCATAATAATAGGCAACAGAAACTGCTGTGAATCCGTTTGATTGTCAACCGCTGCGCCAATGGCTGCATAAAAAGAACTGTATAGAAAATAACCTCCTATAAAATAAACAACGAAACCGATAAGAATACTCGCTATAGGCAAATTCCACAACTCTTTGATATACATCTGGGCCGTACTGGTAAATTCCTGTTGGGCTTGTTGCATTAATTCTGGTGAAACCTTGGCTGTTGGCCCCACATTGACACCAAAAAACATCGAAGCGGCAAACATCAAAGAAAGTCCTATAACCGCCCAAATAAAGAACTGAAGGATTCCCGCCAGTGAGGTTCCAATAATTTTACCAATCATCAACTGGAATGGTTTCACAGATGAAATGATGATCTCGATAATTCGATTTGTTTTTTCTTCGATAACACTGCGCATCACCATGTTTCCGTAGATAATGATGAACATCATAATGAGATAACCAAATCCGCCGCCAATGGCAATTTTTATTTCATTCAATCCTTTTACACTTTCCTCACCAGAAGCTTTGGCTAAACTAATACTGACTTTGGATTGGGCTTTTTTAATAGCCAAAGTGTCCAAATGTGCCTTTTCGAGATTGAGTTTAGTAATCTTTTTGGCAATTGTATTTTGTACATTTTCAATAAATGCAATACTAGGACTGCTGTTTGATATGAACTGAATCTTGCTTTCCAAATCGGCAATATGCGTCGTTTTTGGGATTACTAATAAACCTTCGTAGCTTTCTTTTGTAATACTGTCCTTGAGAAATTTTGTATCAATTAACGATAAATCAAAGTATTTATAATCGTCTTTACTGCTGTTTTGAGACGTAAAATCTTTAACAAAAAGGCCTGATTCATCATGGATGGCAATTCGTTTGGTATCTGCTTTCATGGAACTCAAATAACCCACAAAAGCGGCTATTGCCACAAACAATAACGGACTTAAAAATGTCATTACAATAAAGGATTTATTACGCACCTTGGCAATAAATTCCCTTTTTATGATTAGTGATACAATACTCATTTATATTAGATTGTTAGATTTTTAGACATTCTTAGATTTCTTAGACGTTCTCTGATTTAATCTAAAATCTAAGAAGTCTAACGTTCTAAATATCTATCGTGTTACTGTTTGAATAAAAATATCGTTTACGCTTGGAATTTTTTCCACAAAATGGGTTACTTGCCCTCGTTGCGTCAATACGTTCAATAATTCATTAGGCATGGACTTCCCCAATTGAATTTCGAGTTTCAACTCGTTATTAAGCGATTTAAAATTAGCCGGACCTACGGTAAATTTTTGAGTAATATCATACATCAAACCCTCAACATTATCCGATAAAATCCCAACTTCAAAGCTATTGGTCTTAAATTGTCTTTTTACATCTTCGAGCTTGCCTTCAATCAGTTTATTCGATTTGTGAATGAGTGCAATATGATCACAAAGTTCTTCCACGCTTTCCATTCGATGCGTAGAAAAAATTATGGTAGCACCATCTTCTCGCAATTTCAAAATTTCATCTTTAATGACATTTGCATTTACAGGATCGAAACCGGAGAAAGGTTCGTCAAAAATCAACAACTTCGGTTTGTGCAATACGCAAACCACAAACTGGATTTTTTGAGCCATTCCTTTCGAAAGTTCTTGGATTTTCTTGTTCCACCAACCTTGAATTCCCAATCGGTCAAACCAATATTCCAATTGCTTTTTGGCTTCTTCCTTAGACAATCCTTTCATTTGAGCCAAATACAAGCATTGTTCTCCCACTTTCATACTTTGGTACAATCCTCTTTCTTCGGGAAGATAGCCTATGTATTGCACATGTTTTGGCTGTAATTTTTCACCATCAAGGATAATTTCGCCGCTATCGGGTAAAGTGATTTGGTTTATGACTCGAATAAGAGACGTTTTTCCGGCACCATTTGGACCTAAAAGGCCATAAATACTGCCTTGGGGAACGGTTAATGAAACTTCGTTAAGCGCTACGTAATCACCATATTGCTTCACGACTTTATTGACTTCTAATAAGGTATTCATGCTGAATTTTTGAATTTTCTTCGTCAGTTCGGCCTTTTTGGCTTCGCGGGTGTAAAAGTAAATAATTAGTAGCGAAATGCTTGTGATTGTTACATAAAAAAACCCATCCTCATTTTTACAAGGATG is a window of Flavobacterium acetivorans DNA encoding:
- a CDS encoding ABC transporter permease, with protein sequence MSIVSLIIKREFIAKVRNKSFIVMTFLSPLLFVAIAAFVGYLSSMKADTKRIAIHDESGLFVKDFTSQNSSKDDYKYFDLSLIDTKFLKDSITKESYEGLLVIPKTTHIADLESKIQFISNSSPSIAFIENVQNTIAKKITKLNLEKAHLDTLAIKKAQSKVSISLAKASGEESVKGLNEIKIAIGGGFGYLIMMFIIIYGNMVMRSVIEEKTNRIIEIIISSVKPFQLMIGKIIGTSLAGILQFFIWAVIGLSLMFAASMFFGVNVGPTAKVSPELMQQAQQEFTSTAQMYIKELWNLPIASILIGFVVYFIGGYFLYSSFYAAIGAAVDNQTDSQQFLLPIIMPLMLSVYVGFFSVMSDPNGTIAVVFSMIPLTSPIVMLMRIPFGVPLWQIAISVTLLFATFFAVVWFAAKIYRVGILMYGKKPTWKELYKWLKY
- a CDS encoding ABC transporter ATP-binding protein — encoded protein: MNTLLEVNKVVKQYGDYVALNEVSLTVPQGSIYGLLGPNGAGKTSLIRVINQITLPDSGEIILDGEKLQPKHVQYIGYLPEERGLYQSMKVGEQCLYLAQMKGLSKEEAKKQLEYWFDRLGIQGWWNKKIQELSKGMAQKIQFVVCVLHKPKLLIFDEPFSGFDPVNANVIKDEILKLREDGATIIFSTHRMESVEELCDHIALIHKSNKLIEGKLEDVKRQFKTNSFEVGILSDNVEGLMYDITQKFTVGPANFKSLNNELKLEIQLGKSMPNELLNVLTQRGQVTHFVEKIPSVNDIFIQTVTR